The sequence TAGTTCTTGTGTAAATTTTTTGTTTAGCTCTTCTAAATCCTCAACATATTTCTACATAATATATCTACTAAGTTAATATTTTGTATATAATAACGTCTCATTAATTGTATGTAACGGAAATAACATTAACAATACTATTCTAGGAATTAAGTAGATATATTTCACATATGTAGATTACTTTTTTGCGATAGTAGGACCGTTGAACATTATCACAATTCCGAGCTTTTTTCTTCAATCTCTAAGTCCATGTTTTTTTACATTGAGTAAAATATTCATTTACCACAATGAGTAAGTAAATGAAAATCGCAAAAATAAATCAAAAACAATGTTTTTTGTATAATGTTTTTGTAGATTTATATTTCCATCCAATTCAATATATATCTAAAAATACAGTATCTTATATTATGCAGAGCTTGTTTTTATTGTTTTTCATGAATATTAATACAAGTCCACCCTAAAATGTCTATGAAGGCTTGCTGTTAATATCTAAAGTGTGGTAAAAATTTTGTAAGACAAAATGTTCAATTAGATAAAGTGATTAATTATCAAAAAGCTAATACATACTGTGATTCAAAGAATACTAACCTTTTCTTCATCTACATCCACAATATGTTTTGTAACTTGATCATCTTTATTGTTTTGTAGACTACTTGAAGCAGCTTCATTGGTTTGAGATTTATTCATGAAGATGACAGTAGGGTGGTTAATTCTAATTTTTTTTCAATCGGCAGATGATAATATGATATTACTTTATGAATAACGTAGTTTGTGTTTTAAAGAACATCGTGACACATATTTTTGTATCAATATACCGAGTGCTATTGATAGAGCATCTCTTGTAGTTTTAAAAAGATCACATACAATCATTTCTACAAATAGATATATTGTGCCAGAATAGATATACATATATCGTTATAATAATTGAGAATTTTAATCTGGTGACATCTGCCGATATATAAAGTCCATATTTACATTTGTTACTTCACTAATCGTTAATTTTTTCCAAACGATGGTCCTCTATATCATTACTTTAAATCGTATATCATCAAAATCCTTTGTTTATTAATATATCTGTTCATAGAGTGATGATAAGGAATGTGCAGAATCACAAAACAATCATACAGTCGTTGTGCACATCATAATTTTAAAATCAAACTCGTTTTTCTGATAAATAAGCATTCTGCAGAATATACTCttgattttagtaaaaaaaaaaatgcttCGTGACTCCCCTAATGAGCTTGTTCTGCTGATCCCACGCATGATCTTGTTACGAAACAAACATACAATCAACAATCACATCTTGAGCAGCTGATTCCGCGCATTGTATTACCAAACATCTGGCAGCATTCACATCAAATAGTAAAAGATAGATTCATAAGAAATTGAATATAAATATACTTGAAGACAGTGAATCATCGTAAAGCTACATGTTGATAATATGTATTCAGATTTCGTAAAACAAAAGTTAGTGGTATTGGTAACACTAATATTTAACAAAGATGTGTTTTTTTTTACAATGGCAGCGGTAAATTAACAAACGACTGGACTGGTATACTAAAGTTATTATTCAGATACATCATATCAGACAATGTGAAACAATATATGATTGGAGGATTTGATGTATTTACTTGTAAAGCCAAAAGCTTTGTTATTTAACGAAAATTAAAACATTATTGAAGTAACTGAAAATTAGTAGTAGTCAAATTAACCTGGGCAGTTGTAGAAAAATTATACTATTTGATAGACTGTAACACTTCTTTGTATACCACATTCCTCGTCGTGTGTGAAACGTTTCCATCCTCATCCAATATAAGCACCTTCAGTCCTTTCTTGCTTGTAACACGAGACACTGCAACATAAAGTTGACCGTGAGTGAAGACCGGTTTTCGTATATATAAGCCAACATTTGAGAGTGATTGTCCTTGACTTTTGTTTATCGTCATCGCAAAGCAAACATTATCTGGAAACTGACACCTACGGAATTTGATTGCAATATTCTTGTCTGTAGGTTCTACAGTCATTCTTGGAATGTAGGTTAATTGACCAAAACAGTGACCAGTTATTATTCTTGCTTCAATATTATTATCTGCAAGCCTTTCAACTATTAACCTTGTACCATTACACGTTACGTAGCAACATTATAGGCACTCCCTTCTTCAAAACAAGCCTGTGATTGGGAACACCTGGTACTTTCAAACCATTTAAAATTTCTGGTGAATACAATTATTGTGCAAATAAATCATCAACTTCGTCTGGACTTAGGCTGTCCGAACTGTAGTAGACTCTTTCTTCTTCATCAATGGAGGCTAACACAGCATCATTAATAGAATCAACTTCCTCATTTGTTGGAGCAAGTATGGCTTTGTTTTGAAAAAAATTGGGATCACCAAGATCGCTGTGAAGGCTAGGATAAATAGAATCCACAATGTTCTGTATATGATTGTCATGTGaaggaattaatacttcatcgggaAAAATAATGTCAGCTTCTCCATCATTCGGAAGATTAATCTTTCCTTCACCAATTTTCAAAATCCAATCTGCAAAGTCACTAATCTCTTTTTTTTCCAATTCATTCTCGCCACCATTCAAGCGCATATTTTTAGTTAGTGTAAGTACCTTACAATGATGCCACAAGTCAGATGAATGCAGCGAAGCATTTACTATTTCTGCTCTATTTCTTTTATGTACAACTGGAAGGATCTGCCTGAAATCTCCACCGAACACCACGAATTTACCACCAAACGGCATTTTCTTATTCGCTGACTTGATTATGTCCCGCATAGTGCGATCAAAAGCTTCAAAACAGTGTCTGTGCATCATGGGAGCTTCATCCCATATGATTAATTTTGCCTTGTTCAATAATGCAGCTAATTCACTATCCGGTTGTATATTACAAAAAGAATCTTCCAGAACATTAATAGGTATAGCAAACCTAGAATGTGTAGTCCTACCGTCGGTTAACAATAAAGCAGCTATACCGCTTGATGCGACGTTAATAACTATATCACCACGAGCATGAACGGCGGCTGCAAGTGTTTTCCAGACATAAGTCTTTCCGGTTCCTCCATAACCTTACAGGAAGAATAGGCCACCCGCATCAACTGAAACAACATCAATAATCTGATCGTATACTGACCTTTGCTCAATCGTCATTGTAGACAGATATCTTTCTAGATCTTGTTCAAGTGTTTCCCTATCATAAGCCATCTCATCATGAATAAGCATATTGTACGTATAATTTATGAACTCGTAATCAGGAAAAGGCATATTAGGGATATTCTTTAGAGTACTCCCTGAACTAATAACATTCTTTAAATCTTCGATAGCACGAGGTTGTACAAAACCTTCTTCAGTTCAGCTTCATCTACATGACATATCAATTTATTAGAATTATAATGAAATACATATACCACAAATAAGATGTAAATTAAATAATAAGCAAATGTCTTGATCTTAGAGTTTTTACCGGTAGTTGATACATGAGGAGGACATTCATGATGTAGGTCGTCAGAAAGTAGATCACAAGTTTCATTCCAAACACAGTCAGGGAAGGATAGACTATCGGTTGTTATCAAAGACACAAACAAAGATCGACAAAATTCTCCGGATGCCCAAGCATGTGTGTCTTTAATAGATGCAACATATTCCCGATCATCGTCTAAAAGTCCCAGGGTGTAGCATGCCTCCTTAAAAGTATCGTATAGTATGCCGTTGACTGTCCTAATATCCTCAAAGCAAGTGGGTCCCTTGACTTTGTTCAGAAGTATCCTCAGATAATACGTTTCACCAGACTTCGGAGGAACGAAGTGTATTCTAGCAACAACCAGCTGTGATTTACGTCTTGTCCAGTGTCTCGGGCCTGAATTCCAGACATAATATCTTGGAAATTCCAAGTATGTATACTGTCGAGCATGCTGATCTATTTTATTACAGTTCATCCATTCAATAAACTGAGAAGCTCCAACCGTAGGCTTTGAAAGTACAGATTCAAAATCTTCTTCACCGTCATAATAAATGGGCTCATGATTAGGTAAGTGAAAGGAAAGTCGATAGACTGCAGGTGTTAGGTATATAGTTGGAAAATTGAATAATCGCCGGGCCGCCTCACAAGCTGAAATGTAACGACAACTGTAATAGTCTGCAATCTCATCTTTTCCTTGCTTTTTCTTTTGGATTGATTTTCCGCCATCTGAATTTTCTATTCGCACAGATATTCTGTCGGGCCCTTTATTTATGTATTTAAAAAGGTATTTAATCGAGCCAATTTGGTTGCACCATTCAACATTGATGTGTGATTGAAACTGTTTTGATAGTTGCTTTTTGTAGGCAACGACGTTCCTGTTGATATGTGTAAGTAATTAGTATGTAATAAATTAACAATTTTACGCTACAAAATTTTGTAAATACTTCAAATGACCTAACCTGTTGTCGAGTGGAGTATCTCCTTTCATAATAAAATGACCATCATCACGCCGTTTATACACTGGGAAACCTTGACCATCAAAGTGAGTTTCGTTGGAAAACTCCTTTGGAAAATACTTAGAACACTTATATTTTATCATACATGGACATGTAGGGTGATCTGTTCCACATGGACCATGCATTATGAAATCTGCCACAATTGAATATAAATCTGGATCTTCTTCTTTGTCCGGAATTTCAGCACAAATAATCTTGTCTATATCTGCAGAAGTTGGAACCCGACCTTCTTTATCCATAAATAAACACAGATGGCAATGAGGAAGTCCACGCTTCTGAAATTCTATGACAGCCACAACTGCATTTTTTTGTTAAATATAAGTAACAGTATTAtgtttaccatatatatatatatatatatatatatatatatatatatatatatatatatatatatatatatatatatatatatatatatatatatacatatatatataatatatacattctaattttttgtttttattttatatatatatttagtaatatATCGGTATAACTATATTTCTCAtcctattaataaatatatacaataaataaaaaaaactataTAAGTATTTGTATATATGTAAGTATGGCGATTGAAAAAGAGAAAACGATTAAGGACTTAACAATTACCTCCCAAAGATTTACCAAAAAGGTATTCATCCTTCAAAAGAGCTATTAGTTGATCTAACTTAATCTTTTACACCCCGGTAATTATGTCAGGCCTATCCTCAGGTTTTAGATCATCTTCGGTTAAAAATCTGAGAATTTCGGGCCATTTTGGATTGCACGTGAATGTTATAAATAAATCGGGGTGTCCAAATGCTCGCACAATAGCCATTGCGTCCAAATAATTTTCCCGCATATATCTGGCTCCTCCAGTGAAGGAAGATGGTAATACAACACGATTACCGATGTTAGAAACCTCGCTACTACCAGAATCTTGAGCATCATAAAGGTGTGTGAGAGATGAGACACGTAGAATTTTTTGATTATTACGTAGGTAGTTCAAGCTAGTGTTCTCCGCCATAGTGTAGGCATCCACTATAAATTGTTGCAACAATTTCCGAGACAACAGAATCAGAGAAACTTCACCGACCCTTGATTGTAAGCGATATGCAAAAAATTCCCTAATTGTTAGACGAATATGTCCAGGATCATCGGGACTTTCAACACCTTTATGGTAGATATCGCACGTGTAGTTCACTAATACGTTGTAACTGCTTCGActttgtttccaatataatgtctcTCTTGTCAGTAGTTCCATCTATATCGCCGACTATAAGAGCTTCAACTTCATCGGCAGTCGGAAGATTATACGTTCTACCATCTTTATCTGTCCGTCCAATTAATTTGATGCGTATGGGTTCTGCTTGGTTAAATTCATACCTACCTCTAGCCATACGGAACATTTGAACTAAAGGATTTACAGAATCTAATAACCCTTGTAGTTCATGGACAGTACCAAATTCAATAGAATATGGGTTTGAACTGCTATTCCTCGAACTgtaaagacaaaaaaaaaaatcaaacaatcAATAAAAGTATTTGAATACCTACCACATTGTTTTATGATTGATTTTTAATGAAGGGATGGCACATTTAAGTTGTTTAAATGTTAACATTTGATAAAAAAAATGTACAGATTgaaaacatatttttttttataattttagtaAAAGCAATAATAAAGATAGTCATTGAAAAGATTCGACGTACCCGTATGCAGTTATTCTGTTTTCAGATTCATTGGCAGTAAAGTTGAAGAAATTTTGCATTATGTCCATCTTCTGGTAGTAAGCTGCCATCTAGATGGTAATTCTGTCCATACATACGATAAACATACGGACCTCGACCATTGTTGATCTTATGATCTATTTTGCCGCCAATGGACGTAAAGCTGAACATCATATTGTAACGTCGAATGTTCTCGATAAAGTTCTTGCTTTTATCAGATTGTCCTTTGTACAAGTCGAGTAGGTACTCAGGAGGGTAGTGAAAATTAGGTATTTCAACCTTTCCGTTTAAGCAACAAATCGAATAGACCTTTTTTTGGAATGTCTTATTACCAGGCATCGCTTCATCTTTCCATACACGCGCCTTACACTCGTTACATATGTATAttgtgaaatttcccgttcttattgattaaaaacgttccatattaattgatttcgttgcgaggttttgacctctatatgagacatttttcaaagactgcattcattttaaaacaaaccttaacctttatttcatcaataaaggtttaaaaagctttacgtagattatcaaataatgataatctaaaatatcctgcttacacgcgaccattacataatggtttacaatacaaatatgttacaacgaaataagtttcttgaatgcagtttttacacaatatcatacaagcatggactctaaatctcgtccttatttaagtatgcgacagcggaagctcttaataatcacctgagaataaaaatgcttaaaacgtcaacaaaaatgttggtgagttataggtttaacctatatattatcaaatcataataatagaccacaagatttcatatttcaatacacatcccatacatagagataaaaatcattcatatggttaacacctggtaaccgacattaacaagatacatatataaaaatatccccatcattccgggacacccttcggatatgatataaatttcgaagtactaaagcatccggtactttggatggggtttgttaggcccaatagatctatctttaggattcgcgtcaattagagtgtctgttccctaattcttagattaccagacttaataaaaaggggcatattcgatttcgataattcaaccatagaatgtagtttcacgtacttgtgtctattttgtaaatcatttataaaacctgcatgtattctcatcccaaaaatattagattttaaaagtgggactataactcactttcacagatttttacttcgccgggaagtaagacttggctactggtcgattcacgaacctataacaaatatgtacatatatatcaaagtatgttcaaaatatatttacaacaattttaatacattttgatgttttaagtttattaagtcagctgtcctcgttagtaacctacaactagttgtccacagttagatgtacagaaataaatcgatatatattatcttgaatcaatccacgacccagtatatacatatctcagtattgatcacaactcaaactatatatattttggaatcaacctcaaccctgtatagctaactccaacattcacatatagagtgtctatggttgttccgaaatatatatagatgtgtcgtaatgataggtcgaaacattgtatacgtgtctatggtatctcaagattacataatatacaatacaagttgattaagttatggttggaatagatttgttaccaattttcacgtagctaaaatgagtagtttttaccaattttgttttgctcgccatttcttcgtttctaatccgttttgagtgatttaagcggccacggtttcgtattgaacttgactttatgaaactaaacagaaaaggtataggtttatagtcgtaaatacaagttacaagtcatttttgaaagaggtagtcatttccgtcgaaaaaatgacatcttgatgactgttttgaaaaacatactttcactttgagtttaaccatgatttttggatatggtttcatgttcataagaaaaatcattttcctagaagtatagcttttaaatcaaagtttttcatagtttttaattatccaaaccaaaacagcacccggttgtaactacgacggcgtaaatccggttttatggtgtttatcgtgtttccgagttttaaatcattaagttagcatatcatatagatatagatcatgtgtatagttgattttaaaagtgtagttagaaggattaactttatttacgaacaagtttagaattaactaaactatgttctagtgattactagtttaccacttcgaatatgatagctttttatgtatgaatcgaatgatgttatgaacatcattactaccttaagttccttggataaacctactggaaaagagaaaaatggatctagcttcaacggatccttggatggctcgaagttcttgaagcagaatcatgacacaaaaacaagttcaagtaagatcatcacttgaaataagattgttatagttatagaaattgaaccaaagtttgaatatgattattaccttatattagaatgataacctactgtaagaaacaaagatttcttgaggttggatgatcaccttacaagattggaagtgagctagcaaacttgaaagtattcttgattttatgtaactagaacttgtagaatttatgaagaacacttagaacttgaagttagaacttgagagagatcaattagatgaagaaaattgaaaaatgaaagtgtttgtaggtgtttttggtcattcgtgtatggattagatataaaggatatgtaattttgttttcatgtaaataagtcatgaatgattactcatatttttgtaattttatgagatatttcatgctagtttccaaatgatggttcccacatgtgttaggtgactcacatgggctgctaagagctgatcattggagtgtatataccaatagtacatacatctaaaagctgtgtattgtacgagtacgaatacgggtgcatacgagtagaattgttgatgaaactgaacgaggatgtaattgtaagcatttttgttaagtagaagtattttgataagtgtcttgaagtctttcaaaagtgtataaatacatattaaaacactacatgtatatacattttaactgagtcgttaagtcatcgttagtcgttacatgtaagtgttgttttgagacctttaggttaacgatcttgttaaatgttgttaatccaaagtttataatatcaaatgagattttaaattattatattatcatgatattatgatatattaatatatcttaatatgatatatacatttaaatgtcgttacaacgataatcgttacatatatgtctcgtttcgaaatccttaagttagtagtcttgtttttacttatgtagttcattgttaatacacttaatgatatatttaattatcatattatcatgttatatatataatataacaatgtattaatatgcttcatatatatttagtaagacgtggttataacgataatcgttatatgtatcgtttcgagtttcatacgtcaatagtctcctttttaagtatataacttattgttactatttttaatgagatacttgatgatcattatatcatattaaacatatatatttattcatttatgtatcatcatgtcatatacaacttatagcgttcgtgaatcattggtcaaactgggtaatcagacgtttacaacatttccgtttcaattaaccaagtcttaacaattttgattgcttaacatgttggaaacatttaatcatgtaaatatagttttcattaaacatataatcatagaaaggttcggaaaagttagggtcactacagtacctacccgttaaataaatttcgtcccgaaattttaagcgattggaggtgttggctcatcttctggaaataagtgcgggtacttcttcttcatctgatcttctcattcccaggtgaactcgggtcctctacaagcattccatcgaaccttaacaatcggtatcttgttttgtttaagtctcttaacctcacgatctattatttcaacgggttcttcaatgaattgaagtttttcattgatttggatttcgtccaatggaatagtgagatcttctttagcaaaacatttcttcaaattcgagacgtggaaagtgttatgtacagctacgagttgttgaggtaacttaagtcggtaagctactggtccgacacgatcaataatcttgaatggtccaatataccttggatttaatttccctcgtttaccaaatcgaacaacaccttttcaaggtgcaaccttaagcatgaccatctctccaatttcaaattctatatctttccttttaatgtcggcgtagctcttttgtcgactttgggcggttttcaaccgttgttgaatttggacgatcttctcagtagtttcttgtattatctccggacccgtaatctgtctatcccccacttcactccaacaaatcggagacctgcactttctaccataaagtgcttcaaacggagccatctcaatgcttgaatggtagctattgttgtaggaaaattctgctaacggtaaatgtcgatcccaactgtttccgaaatcaataacacatgctcgtagcatgtcttcaagcgtttgtattgtcctttcactctgcccatcagtttgtggatgataggcagtactcatgtctagacgagttcctaatgcttgctgtaatgtctgccagaatcttgaaataaatctgccatccctatcagagataatagagattggtattccatgtctggagatgacttccttcaaatacagtcgtgctaacttctccatcttgtcatctactcttattggcaggaagtgtgctgatttggtgagacgatcaactattacccaaatagtatcaaaaccacttgcagtccttggcaatttagtgatgaaatccatggtaatgttttcccatttccatttcgggatttcgggttgttgaagtagacctgatggtttctgatgctctgctttgaccttagaacacgtcaaacattcccctacgtatttagcaacatcggctttcatacctggccaacaaaaatgtttcttgagatccttgtacatcttccccgttccaggatgtattgagtatctggtcttatgagcttctctaagtaccatttctctcatatctccaaattttggtacccaaatcctttcagccctataccgggttccatcttcccgaatattaagatgcttctccgatcctttgggtatttcattctttaaatttccctcttttaaaactccttgttgcacctcctttatttgagtagtaaggttattgtgaatcattatattcatagattttactcgaatgggttctctgtcctttctactcaaggcgtcggctaccacatttgccttccccgggtggtaacgaatctcaaagtcgtaatcattcaacaattcaatccacctacgctgcctcatgttcagttgtttctaattaaatatgtgttgaagacttttgtggtcggtatatataatacttttaaccccatataagtagtgcctccaagtctttaatgcaaaaacaaccgcgcctaattccaaatcatgcgtcgtataattttgctcgtgaatcttcaattgtctagacgcataagcaattaccttcgttcgttgcattaatacacaaccgataccttgctttgatgcgtcacaataaatcacaaaatcatcattcccttcaggcaatgacaatataggtgccgtagttagctttttcttcagtaactgaaacgctttctcttgttcatccttccattcaaatttcttccctttatgcgttaatgcagtcaagggttttgctattctggaaaagtcttggatgaaccttctgtagtaaccagctagtcctaaaaactggcgtatgtgtttcggagttttcggggtttcccacttttcaacagtttctatctttgccggatccaccttaataccttctttgttcactatgtgaccgaggaattgaacttcttccaaccaaaatgcacactttaaaaatttagcgtacaattcttccttcctcaatacttctaacacctttctcaaatgttcaccgtgttcttggtcattctttgagtaaataagtatgtcatcaatgaaaataatgacaaacttgtcaaggtatggtccacacactcggttcataaggtccatgaacacagctggtgcattagttaaaccaaacggcatgaccataaactcgtaatgaccgtaacgtgttatgaaagtagtctttggaatatcatcttctttcccccgcatttgatgatacccggaacgtaagtcaatctttgaataaacagacgagccttgtagttgatcaaataaatcgtcgattctcggtagtgggtagcggttcttgatggtaagtttgttcaactctctgtagtcaatatacaacctgaatgtaccatctttcttcttgacaaacaaaacaggagctccccacggtgatgtgcttggtcgaatgaaatcacgctctaaaagttcttgtaattggctttgcagttctttcatctcactgggtgcgagtctgtaaggagcacgagctattggtgcagctcctggtacaagatctatttgaaattcaacggatcgatgtgggggtaatcccggtaattcttttggaaatacatcgggaaattcttttgcgacgggaacatcattgatgctcttttcttcagtttgtactttctcgacgtgtgctagaatagcatagcaaccttttcttattagtttttgtgccttcaaattactaataagatgtagcttcgtgttgcccttttctccgtacaccattaagggtttttctttttctcgtataatgcgaattgcatttttgtaacaaacgatctctgctttcacttctttcaaccagtccataccgattatcacatcaaaactccctaactctactggtatcaagtcaatcttaaatgtttcgctaaccaatttaatttctcgattccgacatatattatctgctgaaattaatttaccatttgctaattcgagtaaaaatttactatccaaaggcctcaatggacaacttaatttagcacaaaaatctctactcatatagcttctatccgcacccgaatcaaataaaacgtaagcagatttattgtcaataagaaatgtacccgtaacaagctccgggtcttcctgtgcctctgccgcattaatatggaaaactcttctgcggccttgtccattcgtgttctcttggttcgggcaatttctaataatgtggcccggttttccacatttataacaaactacattggcataacttgctccgacactacttgctccgccattactcgttccgacaccatttgttcctttcgttctgttaacccctggtccgtagacctcacacttcaccgcgctatgaccatttcttttacacttgttgcaaaatttggtgcagaaccctgagtgatact comes from Rutidosis leptorrhynchoides isolate AG116_Rl617_1_P2 chromosome 4, CSIRO_AGI_Rlap_v1, whole genome shotgun sequence and encodes:
- the LOC139841128 gene encoding uncharacterized protein; protein product: MAENTSLNYLRNNQKILRVSSLTHLYDAQDSGSSEVSNIGNRVVLPSSFTGGARYMRENYLDAMAIVRAFGHPDLFITFTCNPKWPEILRFLTEDDLKPEDRPDIITGDEYLFGKSLGVVAVIEFQKRGLPHCHLCLFMDKEGRVPTSADIDKIICAEIPDKEEDPDLYSIVADFIMHGPCGTDHPTCPCMIKYKCSKYFPKEFSNETHFDGQGFPVYKRRDDGHFIMKGDTPLDNRNVVAYKKQLSKQFQSHINVEWCNQIGSIKYLFKYINKGPDRISVRIENSDGGKSIQKKKQGKDEIADYYSCRYISACEAARRLFNFPTIYLTPAVYRLSFHLPNHEPIYYDGEEDFESVLSKPTVGASQFIEWMNCNKIDQHARQYTYLEFPRYYVWNSGPRHWTRRKSQLVVARIHFVPPKSGETYYLRILLNKVKGPTCFEDIRTVNGILYDTFKEACYTLGLLDDDREYVASIKDTHAWASGEFCRSLFVSLITTDSLSFPDCVWNETCDLLSDDLHHECPPHVSTTDEAELKKVLYNLVLSKI
- the LOC139841127 gene encoding ATP-dependent DNA helicase RRM3-like, with the translated sequence MPFPDYEFINYTYNMLIHDEMAYDRETLEQDLERYLSTMTIEQRSVYDQIIDVVSVDAAAVHARGDIVINVASSGIAALLLTDGRTTHSRFAIPINVLEDSFCNIQPDSELAALLNKAKLIIWDEAPMMHRHCFEAFDRTMRDIIKSANKKMPFGGKFVVFGGDFRQILPVVHKRNRAEIVNASLHSSDLWHHCKVLTLTKNMRLNGGENELEKKEISDFADWILKIGEGKINLPNDGEADIIFPDEVLIPSHDNHIQNIVDSIYPSLHSDLGDPNFFQNKAILAPTNEEVDSINDAVLASIDEEERVYYSSDSLSPDEVDDLFAQ